A window of Spiroplasma syrphidicola EA-1 contains these coding sequences:
- the dnaG gene encoding DNA primase — MALISNEKIESIRSKVSIVEVLSEYLQLEKRGRNFWAVCPFHQDSHPSMSISPEKQIYRCFACSAGGNVFTFLQEYKNISFIEALKIVAEKANVSLTELQNYQEVSRYSEEDKKIFAINELAKTFFMNNLQTKKGLLAKQYLEERDITNEDILAFDLGYADSNSQSLYNFLLKKGYTINEIEQAGLVNINGKGQIYDYFNDRVMFPIHDDENNIIGFSGRLVQEKPNLPKYLNTLETKVFKKEQVMYNFYRAKPFIKKSGNLILLEGYMDIISLNRIGIKNTVALMGTNLSDYHINAMKKVTPECIIFLDGDLPGVKASLKAAGKLLVNNFKVKVVYNETGKDPDELVKAGEEEFITKIITGANYPVNFAINYFRDKYNLEDANELAEFLTIVGNLVKVIPDPIEKELSINNLAKVTKLSPTAIAAKIDNLKSNLKPVSTKGSSKPPVVGTKTSAPREKANYFIPDEPSSVEPINPPTSNEIILSWKPYRIKNLKRYTLAEEKMILQLLFSRQAMNFYQLKIGALNNNNYRLIANDIIDYYNRHLAEESVNINMLCDEINDGQLNAILMTILNKSTLKTKYNKKALEDYAILINDYANEKEIEILRKKMTEASTLEEKQVISNEVDNLNQRLKFKKG; from the coding sequence ATGGCCTTAATTAGTAATGAAAAAATTGAATCAATTCGTTCAAAAGTAAGTATTGTTGAAGTTTTATCAGAATATTTACAGTTAGAAAAACGGGGGCGAAATTTTTGGGCAGTTTGTCCATTTCACCAAGATTCCCATCCATCAATGAGTATTTCACCAGAAAAACAAATTTATCGGTGCTTTGCTTGTTCAGCGGGGGGGAATGTTTTTACTTTTCTGCAAGAATATAAAAATATTTCTTTTATTGAAGCTTTGAAAATTGTGGCGGAAAAAGCCAATGTTTCATTAACCGAACTCCAAAATTACCAAGAAGTTTCTCGTTATAGTGAGGAAGATAAAAAGATTTTTGCCATTAATGAATTGGCAAAAACCTTTTTTATGAATAATTTACAAACAAAAAAGGGACTCCTTGCTAAACAATATTTAGAAGAGCGTGATATTACCAATGAGGATATTTTGGCTTTTGACTTAGGTTATGCTGATAGTAACAGTCAAAGTTTATATAATTTTTTACTAAAAAAAGGTTATACAATTAATGAAATTGAACAAGCGGGGTTAGTGAATATTAATGGAAAAGGACAAATCTATGATTATTTTAATGATCGTGTAATGTTTCCAATCCATGATGATGAAAATAATATTATTGGTTTTTCTGGTCGTTTAGTGCAGGAAAAACCTAATTTACCAAAGTATTTAAATACTTTAGAAACAAAAGTCTTTAAAAAAGAACAAGTAATGTATAATTTCTACCGGGCAAAACCATTTATTAAAAAAAGTGGTAATTTGATTTTGCTTGAAGGTTATATGGATATTATTAGTTTAAACCGCATTGGAATTAAAAACACGGTTGCGTTAATGGGGACTAATTTAAGTGATTATCATATTAACGCAATGAAGAAAGTAACGCCAGAGTGTATTATTTTCTTAGATGGAGATTTACCAGGGGTTAAAGCAAGCTTAAAAGCAGCTGGGAAATTACTGGTCAATAATTTTAAAGTAAAAGTTGTTTATAATGAAACTGGTAAAGACCCTGATGAATTAGTTAAAGCCGGGGAAGAAGAATTTATTACTAAGATTATTACTGGCGCTAATTATCCAGTTAATTTTGCTATTAATTATTTTAGGGACAAATATAATTTGGAAGATGCCAACGAACTTGCTGAGTTTTTAACAATAGTTGGGAACTTAGTTAAAGTAATCCCTGATCCAATTGAAAAGGAACTCTCAATTAATAATTTAGCAAAAGTAACAAAATTATCGCCAACAGCAATTGCGGCAAAAATTGACAATTTAAAGAGTAATTTAAAACCAGTTAGTACAAAAGGGTCAAGCAAACCACCTGTGGTGGGGACAAAAACCTCTGCGCCAAGGGAGAAGGCAAATTATTTTATTCCCGATGAGCCTTCATCTGTGGAACCAATTAACCCACCAACTTCAAATGAAATTATCTTGTCTTGAAAGCCTTATCGGATTAAAAACTTAAAACGTTACACCTTAGCGGAAGAGAAAATGATTCTTCAACTATTATTTTCCCGGCAAGCAATGAATTTTTATCAGCTGAAAATTGGGGCATTAAATAATAATAATTATCGTTTAATTGCAAATGATATAATTGATTATTATAATAGACATTTAGCCGAAGAAAGTGTTAATATTAATATGTTGTGTGATGAGATTAATGACGGGCAGCTGAATGCAATTTTAATGACAATTCTTAATAAATCAACACTGAAAACTAAATATAATAAAAAAGCATTAGAGGATTATGCAATTCTAATTAATGATTATGCAAATGAAAAAGAAATTGAAATATTGCGGAAAAAAATGACTGAAGCAAGTACACTTGAGGAAAAACAAGTGATTTCCAATGAAGTTGATAATTTGAATCAACGATTAAAATTTAAGAAGGGGTAG
- a CDS encoding site-2 protease family protein, producing the protein MSVGMIILGFVIGIIILLILVTIHEFAHFIIAKLAGAYVYEFAIGFGPKLFSWGKKETKYSLRLIPFGGYVYIASELADPPKGREDEVVPEQRKMENIKRWKKLLFIVAGAIMNFFIAVFIFTILFASLGYKSNDMTYWGATYSPQGVAYQAFQGTPNITEVNQEIVILDYWLGTDKAQIEQAATDYNNCLAEGKEKCDDPAGLTVSHLSKNNQIPDYTTTVYNFIDVLKKQYDKNPAHNDAIVFRIRTVNAHHQFSGPLLEPTVTSAIGFDASKGPYTVGIAAPNRIFTSTWQGYSYGWKETFTQSVSILKSFGLLFTGQWGQLSGPVGIAKTMSSILDNGAVPFFLYVAMLSANLFVLNLIPIPPLDGYKFLETAVEGIIISGKKVNGRYKMWYYRKDEIKLAQAKTKYQDINPNWHLPNKAKLIINITGAVLFILLFIGITIKDIFF; encoded by the coding sequence ATGTCAGTTGGAATGATAATTTTAGGATTTGTAATTGGAATAATTATTTTATTAATTTTAGTTACAATTCACGAATTTGCCCATTTTATTATTGCTAAATTAGCGGGGGCTTATGTTTATGAATTTGCGATTGGTTTTGGACCAAAATTATTTAGCTGAGGAAAAAAGGAAACAAAGTACTCTTTACGGTTAATTCCTTTTGGAGGATATGTATATATCGCAAGTGAATTAGCCGATCCACCAAAGGGGCGCGAAGATGAAGTTGTCCCTGAGCAGCGAAAAATGGAAAATATTAAGCGCTGAAAAAAATTGTTGTTTATTGTTGCCGGAGCAATAATGAATTTTTTTATTGCTGTTTTTATTTTTACAATTTTATTTGCTTCGCTAGGTTATAAATCAAATGATATGACATATTGAGGAGCAACATATTCCCCACAAGGGGTAGCTTATCAAGCTTTCCAAGGAACACCGAACATAACAGAGGTTAATCAGGAAATTGTTATTTTGGATTATTGATTAGGAACTGATAAAGCTCAAATTGAACAAGCAGCAACTGACTATAATAATTGTCTTGCCGAAGGGAAAGAAAAATGTGATGATCCGGCAGGATTAACTGTTAGTCATTTGAGTAAAAATAATCAAATCCCGGATTATACAACTACAGTCTATAATTTTATTGATGTTTTAAAAAAACAATATGATAAAAATCCAGCACATAATGATGCGATTGTTTTTCGGATTCGAACAGTTAATGCTCATCACCAATTTAGTGGCCCATTATTGGAACCAACAGTTACTAGCGCTATTGGGTTTGATGCAAGTAAAGGACCTTATACTGTTGGGATTGCGGCCCCAAACCGAATTTTCACCTCAACATGACAAGGATACAGTTACGGTTGAAAAGAAACTTTTACCCAGTCTGTTTCAATCTTAAAATCATTTGGCTTATTATTTACTGGTCAATGAGGGCAATTATCTGGTCCAGTTGGGATTGCTAAAACAATGTCATCAATCTTAGATAATGGCGCGGTCCCATTTTTCCTATATGTCGCAATGTTATCAGCTAATTTATTTGTTTTAAACTTAATTCCAATTCCACCATTAGATGGTTATAAATTTTTGGAAACAGCAGTTGAAGGAATAATTATTAGTGGTAAAAAAGTTAATGGTCGCTATAAAATGTGATATTATCGTAAAGATGAAATAAAATTAGCGCAAGCAAAAACAAAATATCAGGACATTAATCCCAATTGACATTTACCAAATAAGGCGAAACTAATTATTAATATTACGGGCGCTGTTTTATTTATTTTATTATTTATAGGAATTACGATTAAAGATATCTTTTTCTAA
- the recO gene encoding DNA repair protein RecO, whose amino-acid sequence MANTLQGLVISKINYNDYDQIITIFSREEGKLSFYAPGVRKAISKNQFSLQLFATSEFELFLSYHKNKVSKLKTGVLIKDRNLLAKDYDDYLVATLMVEVLDQVIEERTGDDELYNLITNSLDRLLNNSDNLIIVIFYLFKMLKWYGLRWDFSKCQRCHKKEGIKTISFIDQGLLCRGCITEKDYLFSIGLIKEIILWQDHQFTVTAFDNKTFVTNQELMLLFKMLCEYYLNVVGIFSYSIKEMADKSIYFK is encoded by the coding sequence ATGGCTAATACTTTACAGGGACTTGTGATTAGTAAAATTAATTATAATGATTATGACCAAATTATCACAATTTTTTCGCGTGAAGAAGGGAAACTAAGTTTTTATGCCCCTGGGGTTCGAAAGGCAATTTCAAAAAACCAGTTTTCATTACAGTTATTTGCCACGAGTGAGTTTGAACTCTTTTTGTCCTACCATAAGAATAAAGTTAGTAAATTAAAAACTGGTGTTTTAATTAAAGATCGTAATTTATTAGCAAAAGATTATGATGATTATTTAGTTGCAACCTTAATGGTGGAAGTGCTTGACCAGGTAATTGAAGAGCGAACTGGTGATGATGAACTATATAATTTAATTACCAATAGTTTAGACCGGTTATTAAATAACAGTGATAATTTAATTATTGTAATTTTCTACTTATTTAAAATGCTGAAATGATATGGTTTACGTTGAGATTTTAGTAAATGTCAACGTTGTCACAAAAAAGAGGGAATTAAGACAATTTCTTTTATTGATCAAGGCTTGCTTTGTAGGGGTTGCATTACTGAAAAAGATTATCTTTTTTCAATTGGATTAATAAAAGAAATTATTTTATGACAAGACCACCAATTTACCGTCACAGCTTTTGATAATAAAACATTTGTGACAAATCAGGAATTAATGCTTTTATTTAAAATGCTATGTGAGTATTATTTAAATGTTGTTGGTATTTTTTCATATAGTATTAAAGAAATGGCTGACAAATCAATTTATTTTAAATAA
- a CDS encoding glycine--tRNA ligase: MKYSLEEVVNHLKTQGFVFPGSEIYGGLANAWDFGPLGIEIIRKLKNLWWKFFVTKSKYNVGLDSAILMNNNVWKASGHLGNFSDPLLDCKKCQTRMRADKLIEEKYPNINCGGWDNKQLTDFINNEQIACPHCGAHDFTDIRQFQLMFQTNQGVLQDEKSIVYLRPETAQGIFVNFKNIQRSLRKKLPFGVGQIGKSFRNEITPGNFIFRTREFEQMELEFFYDPADQTDWFSYWVQQVKIFLTTIGLKSENYVLREHDPKELAHYAKRTIDIEYKFSFGQGELWGIADRGDFDLKSHSDYSHQNLSYLNPETNEKIIPHVIEPSVGVGRLLLALLADSYEVEKIGENDSRVVLKLSPLLTPYQIAVIPLSKQLNEQAYQLYETLLNDFDCTYDETGNIGKRYRRQDAIGTPYCITYDFDSLTDNAVTIRDRDTMEQIRLAISELPAYLKEHLK, encoded by the coding sequence ATGAAATATTCGTTAGAAGAAGTTGTTAATCATCTTAAGACCCAAGGGTTTGTTTTTCCAGGAAGTGAGATTTATGGTGGTTTAGCTAATGCCTGGGATTTTGGTCCGTTAGGAATTGAAATTATTCGTAAATTGAAAAATTTATGATGAAAGTTTTTTGTCACAAAATCAAAATATAATGTTGGTTTAGATAGTGCAATTTTAATGAACAATAATGTTTGAAAAGCATCAGGGCATCTTGGCAATTTTTCTGACCCATTGTTAGATTGTAAAAAATGTCAAACAAGAATGCGCGCTGATAAGTTAATTGAAGAAAAATATCCTAACATTAATTGTGGGGGTTGAGATAATAAACAATTAACTGATTTTATTAACAACGAACAAATTGCTTGCCCACACTGTGGCGCGCATGATTTTACTGATATTCGTCAATTTCAATTAATGTTTCAAACAAACCAAGGGGTTTTGCAAGATGAAAAATCAATTGTCTATTTAAGACCAGAAACAGCCCAAGGAATTTTTGTTAACTTTAAAAATATTCAACGTTCATTGCGAAAAAAATTGCCATTTGGAGTTGGCCAAATTGGGAAGTCATTTCGAAATGAAATTACCCCTGGAAACTTCATTTTTCGTACGCGTGAATTTGAACAAATGGAATTAGAATTTTTCTATGATCCCGCTGATCAAACTGACTGATTTAGTTACTGAGTTCAACAAGTTAAAATTTTTTTAACAACAATCGGTTTAAAATCAGAGAATTATGTATTACGTGAGCATGACCCGAAAGAATTAGCCCATTATGCGAAAAGAACAATTGACATTGAATATAAATTTTCGTTTGGACAAGGGGAGTTATGAGGAATTGCTGACCGTGGCGATTTTGATTTAAAAAGTCATAGTGATTATAGTCATCAAAATTTAAGTTATCTAAATCCAGAAACAAACGAAAAAATTATTCCACATGTCATTGAACCTTCAGTGGGGGTTGGTCGTTTATTGTTAGCTTTATTAGCTGATAGTTATGAAGTTGAAAAAATTGGTGAAAATGATAGTCGGGTAGTTTTAAAATTATCACCATTATTAACACCATATCAAATTGCTGTTATTCCGTTAAGTAAACAATTGAATGAACAAGCATATCAATTGTATGAAACATTATTAAACGATTTTGATTGTACCTATGATGAAACAGGAAACATTGGTAAGCGTTATCGTCGTCAAGATGCAATTGGAACGCCATATTGTATTACCTATGATTTTGATAGTTTAACAGACAACGCAGTTACAATTCGTGATCGTGATACAATGGAACAAATTCGTCTGGCAATTAGCGAATTACCAGCTTATTTAAAAGAACATTTAAAATAA
- a CDS encoding PolC-type DNA polymerase III, which translates to MDQQLERLFLANNLKFDDQYFMGAKIIKSEYSTTDKVFKVIIAVNDFLPVDLLLTLETTLLNNSQMPTKVGFEVLNRSYQLTDIFSYLEYIRVNKSEVKQSFFGKLSNDRFTLVGEELLIAVYSDSEKKLVTEHSIYYQKQLRRYGFANLTLTVNQIETVNNILELNEQELRKYQSSALAYDEKQQDNKPLVTVKPKVGGYTKANPLSPTYKKIVEIDQDTPNITIHGEVFNKARVQTAAKKYIYTIQITDKTDSIGVKFFSRDEQPDTAIEELKNGDWISVFGDIRYDTYANEQMLFAKKITKLEEKNAERQDTTPEKRVELHLHTKMSTMDGLIEIPSLFKTLNKWEHQAVAITDHINVQAFPEVYNTSLKYPNLKVIYGVEADVLDNKVWYVKNPHHHNLKTAKYVIFDLETTGLSSEYDEIIEFGAVVYDSNTGEKKVVNHLFKPSKPISPFTTELTGITNDLLVDKPSFIDSIDDILAYFQDAILIAHNAEFDMGFIQSWLQKANRPTIDNTVIDTLQLARILEPNLKNYRLGTIARCYNVIYNEEIAHRGDYDANVLSEIYEYQLRKLTSDYNITFDDEIDQIHQPLIYNKLRPKHVTILAKNQQGLKDLFTLVTEAHTKYFYGSPKLLKDCLAPVRANLLIGSGCVNGEIFELARNKSKEELRLAIGFYDYIEVQPLSVYKHLIQMGDLTQERLEIIVKDIITIAKEMNKIVVATGDAHYLNPEDKIFREVYIHAKGIGGKAHPLYDYKQRVKDYPEQFLRTTDEMLNEFQFLQDEKLAYELVVTNSKLIAQQVEKVQVIKDKLYTPKIEGSDELLRALCYKNAHQIYGEQLPAIVAERLERELTAIIKHGFAVIYWIAHKLVDKSLQDGYLVGSRGSVGSSFVATMSNITEVNPLQPHYLCKECCYSEFITDGSVRCGYDLPNKVCPNCQHQLFGEGHDIPFETFLGFEADKVPDIDLNFSGEYQPIAHDFTKEMFGEKSVYRAGTISTVAEKSAYGYVKSYFELKNALHLKRKAEIERIAKGCEGVKRTTGQHPGGIVVIPNDFIVEEFTPVNFPADDVNSTWLTTHFDFHAIHDNVLKLDILGHVDPTALRMLQDLTGVDPKTIPTNDPNVLSLFCNLDSLAITPDDLNGEKTGAIGIPEFGTTFVRKMLLDTKPQSFADLVQISGLSHGTDVWLGNAQELIRNQGVKISEVIGCRDDIMVNLIYKGLPAKTAFKIMEDVRKGKGLLPEYQALMLEHNVEQWYIDSCNKIKYMFPKAHATAYVLMAWRVAWFKINYPAEYYATYFSTRTDVFDIKTILKGPETIKQVVQDIQQRMDVKDFNFQNKPSQKEKDLIPVYEVALEMYGRGIKMLNISLEDSDNKNFKVVKDENNNKMILPPFSAIDGLGEAVGESIIRARLEKPFISIADLQKRTNITKAHMQSFEDLGTLNHLSLDDQISFNF; encoded by the coding sequence ATGGATCAACAATTAGAACGATTATTTTTAGCCAATAATTTAAAGTTTGATGACCAATATTTTATGGGGGCTAAAATTATTAAAAGTGAATATAGTACGACCGATAAAGTCTTTAAAGTAATCATTGCTGTCAATGATTTTTTGCCTGTTGATTTACTGCTAACTTTGGAAACAACATTGCTTAATAATTCGCAAATGCCAACCAAAGTAGGTTTTGAAGTTCTTAACAGAAGTTATCAATTAACCGACATTTTTAGCTATCTTGAATATATTCGCGTTAATAAATCAGAAGTTAAGCAAAGTTTTTTTGGAAAATTATCAAATGATCGGTTTACTTTAGTGGGGGAAGAATTATTAATTGCGGTTTACTCAGATAGTGAAAAAAAATTAGTAACAGAACATAGTATTTATTATCAAAAACAACTTCGTCGTTATGGTTTTGCCAATTTAACTTTAACTGTTAATCAAATTGAAACAGTTAATAATATTTTAGAACTTAATGAACAGGAATTACGCAAATATCAATCTTCCGCTTTAGCGTATGATGAAAAACAGCAAGATAATAAACCCTTAGTAACAGTTAAACCAAAGGTGGGAGGCTATACAAAAGCTAATCCACTTTCACCAACATATAAAAAGATTGTTGAAATTGATCAAGATACTCCTAATATTACGATTCATGGAGAAGTTTTTAATAAAGCACGAGTACAAACTGCTGCTAAAAAATATATTTATACAATTCAAATTACCGATAAAACTGATTCAATTGGGGTCAAATTTTTTTCGCGTGATGAACAACCAGATACAGCGATTGAAGAGTTAAAAAATGGTGATTGAATTAGTGTTTTTGGGGATATTCGTTATGATACTTATGCTAATGAACAAATGCTGTTTGCCAAAAAAATCACTAAATTAGAGGAAAAAAATGCCGAACGCCAAGATACAACTCCGGAAAAAAGAGTGGAATTACATTTACATACCAAAATGAGTACAATGGATGGTTTAATTGAAATTCCTAGTTTATTTAAAACCTTAAACAAATGAGAACATCAAGCAGTTGCTATTACAGATCATATTAATGTTCAAGCCTTCCCTGAAGTTTATAATACAAGTTTAAAATATCCCAATCTAAAGGTAATTTATGGGGTTGAAGCTGATGTTTTAGATAATAAAGTTTGATATGTTAAAAATCCTCACCATCATAATTTGAAAACAGCAAAATATGTTATTTTTGACTTGGAAACAACTGGTTTAAGTAGTGAGTATGATGAAATTATTGAATTTGGGGCAGTTGTTTATGATAGTAATACCGGTGAAAAAAAGGTTGTTAATCATTTATTTAAACCCTCAAAACCAATTTCACCTTTTACAACAGAATTAACGGGAATTACAAATGATCTTTTAGTTGATAAACCTAGTTTTATTGATAGCATTGATGATATTCTAGCTTATTTTCAAGATGCAATTTTAATTGCCCATAATGCCGAATTTGATATGGGATTTATTCAGTCATGGTTGCAAAAAGCGAACCGTCCAACAATTGATAATACGGTAATTGATACTTTACAATTAGCACGAATCTTAGAACCAAATCTAAAAAATTATCGCTTGGGAACAATTGCTCGTTGTTATAATGTTATTTATAATGAAGAAATTGCTCACCGTGGGGATTATGATGCTAATGTTTTATCAGAAATTTATGAATATCAATTACGAAAATTAACATCAGACTATAATATTACCTTTGATGATGAAATTGATCAAATTCATCAACCTTTAATTTATAATAAATTACGACCAAAACATGTTACGATTTTAGCAAAAAACCAACAAGGGTTAAAAGATTTATTTACGCTCGTTACTGAGGCTCATACAAAATATTTTTATGGTTCGCCAAAATTATTAAAAGATTGTCTTGCTCCTGTCCGAGCTAATTTATTAATTGGTTCAGGATGTGTTAATGGGGAAATTTTTGAGTTAGCCCGTAACAAATCAAAAGAAGAATTGCGATTAGCAATAGGTTTTTATGACTATATTGAAGTTCAACCGTTAAGTGTGTATAAACATTTAATTCAAATGGGGGATTTAACCCAAGAACGTTTAGAAATAATTGTTAAAGATATTATTACCATTGCAAAAGAAATGAATAAAATTGTTGTAGCAACGGGTGATGCCCACTATTTAAATCCTGAAGATAAAATTTTCCGGGAAGTATATATTCATGCAAAAGGAATTGGGGGCAAAGCCCATCCATTATATGACTATAAGCAACGGGTAAAAGATTATCCAGAACAATTTTTACGTACAACAGATGAAATGTTAAATGAATTTCAATTTTTACAAGACGAAAAGTTAGCCTATGAATTAGTTGTTACTAATTCAAAGCTAATTGCCCAACAAGTTGAAAAAGTGCAAGTCATTAAAGATAAACTATATACTCCTAAAATTGAAGGTAGTGATGAGTTATTACGAGCACTATGTTATAAAAATGCTCATCAAATTTATGGCGAACAATTGCCAGCAATTGTTGCTGAACGGTTAGAGCGAGAATTAACAGCAATTATTAAACATGGTTTTGCTGTTATTTATTGAATTGCTCATAAATTAGTTGATAAATCGCTCCAAGATGGTTACTTAGTTGGATCACGGGGAAGTGTTGGAAGTAGTTTCGTTGCAACAATGAGTAATATTACTGAAGTTAATCCGCTTCAACCCCATTACTTATGTAAAGAATGTTGCTATAGCGAATTTATTACTGATGGTAGTGTTCGCTGTGGTTATGATTTACCAAATAAAGTTTGTCCAAACTGTCAGCATCAATTATTTGGGGAAGGACATGATATTCCGTTTGAAACTTTCCTAGGGTTTGAAGCTGATAAAGTTCCCGATATTGATTTAAATTTTTCGGGGGAATACCAACCAATTGCCCATGATTTTACAAAAGAAATGTTTGGCGAAAAAAGCGTTTATCGTGCCGGAACAATTTCAACAGTTGCTGAAAAATCAGCTTATGGATATGTTAAAAGTTATTTTGAATTAAAAAATGCTTTACATTTAAAACGCAAAGCGGAAATTGAACGAATTGCGAAAGGATGTGAAGGGGTTAAACGAACAACTGGCCAACACCCCGGAGGAATTGTTGTTATTCCAAATGATTTTATTGTTGAAGAATTTACCCCAGTTAATTTTCCTGCCGATGATGTTAACTCAACGTGATTAACAACTCACTTTGATTTCCATGCTATTCATGATAATGTTTTAAAATTAGATATTTTAGGCCATGTTGATCCCACCGCATTACGAATGCTCCAAGATTTAACTGGGGTTGATCCAAAAACAATTCCAACAAATGACCCAAATGTTTTGAGTTTGTTTTGCAATTTAGATAGTTTAGCAATTACCCCTGATGATTTAAATGGCGAAAAAACCGGGGCAATTGGAATTCCTGAATTTGGGACAACTTTTGTCCGTAAAATGTTATTAGATACAAAACCACAATCATTTGCTGACTTAGTTCAAATTTCAGGGTTGTCACATGGAACCGATGTTTGATTAGGGAATGCCCAAGAGTTAATTCGGAACCAAGGTGTTAAAATTTCTGAGGTAATTGGTTGTCGTGATGACATTATGGTTAATTTAATTTATAAAGGACTACCAGCAAAAACAGCTTTTAAAATTATGGAAGATGTCCGAAAAGGAAAAGGCTTGCTACCAGAATATCAAGCCTTAATGTTAGAACACAATGTTGAACAATGATATATTGATTCATGTAATAAAATTAAATACATGTTTCCTAAGGCCCATGCAACAGCTTATGTTTTAATGGCTTGACGGGTAGCATGATTTAAAATCAATTATCCAGCGGAATATTATGCAACATATTTTTCAACGCGAACAGATGTTTTTGATATTAAAACAATCTTAAAAGGCCCTGAAACAATTAAACAAGTTGTTCAGGATATCCAACAACGGATGGATGTTAAAGATTTTAATTTTCAAAATAAACCATCGCAAAAAGAAAAAGATTTAATTCCAGTTTATGAAGTGGCCTTGGAAATGTATGGGCGGGGAATTAAAATGTTAAATATTAGTTTAGAAGATAGTGATAATAAAAATTTTAAAGTTGTAAAAGATGAAAATAATAATAAAATGATTTTACCACCATTTTCAGCGATTGATGGTTTAGGAGAAGCTGTTGGGGAAAGTATTATCCGCGCGCGATTAGAAAAACCTTTTATCTCAATTGCTGATTTACAAAAACGAACTAATATTACCAAAGCACATATGCAATCTTTTGAAGATTTAGGAACTTTAAATCATTTATCATTAGATGATCAAATTTCATTTAATTTTTAA
- the era gene encoding GTPase Era, giving the protein METKSGFVAIVGRPNVGKSTLLNSLLAQKVAIVSPKAQTTRNRIQGIYNDDEAQIVFMDTPGIHSAHHAMGKFMNKVALSSTKAAEVILFLVPANEYIGQNDHFILKALKERNVPVILVITKIDLVTNDQLLEKIAAWKELYQFTEIIPISALKNNNTDRLLTILKSHLEVGPKYYPDEMISDQPELFLIREIIREKILFLTEEEVPHSVAILIDKLEEKPTLLKIIASICVERDSQKKIIIGKGGQLIKKIGTQAREELEQILNTKIYLELFVKVVDKWRDKPSMIARLGYNKESY; this is encoded by the coding sequence ATGGAAACTAAATCAGGATTTGTGGCAATTGTTGGGCGACCAAATGTTGGAAAATCAACGTTATTAAATAGTCTATTAGCCCAAAAGGTGGCAATTGTTTCGCCAAAAGCGCAAACAACTCGTAATCGGATTCAAGGAATTTATAATGATGATGAAGCGCAAATTGTTTTTATGGATACCCCTGGAATTCATAGTGCTCATCATGCAATGGGGAAATTTATGAACAAAGTGGCATTATCGTCAACAAAAGCCGCGGAGGTAATTTTGTTTTTAGTCCCAGCGAATGAATATATTGGTCAAAATGATCATTTTATTTTAAAGGCCTTAAAAGAGCGTAATGTTCCGGTAATTTTGGTAATTACTAAAATTGACTTGGTAACTAATGACCAGTTACTAGAAAAAATTGCTGCTTGAAAAGAACTTTATCAGTTTACTGAAATTATTCCAATTTCAGCTTTAAAAAATAATAATACTGACCGCTTATTAACGATTTTAAAAAGTCATTTAGAAGTTGGGCCAAAATATTATCCTGATGAAATGATTAGTGATCAACCAGAATTATTTTTAATTCGCGAAATTATTCGTGAGAAAATTCTTTTTTTAACGGAAGAAGAAGTCCCTCATAGTGTCGCAATTTTAATTGATAAATTAGAAGAAAAACCAACCCTATTAAAAATTATTGCCTCAATTTGTGTTGAACGTGATTCCCAAAAAAAAATTATTATTGGTAAAGGGGGGCAATTAATTAAAAAGATTGGAACGCAAGCTCGCGAAGAGCTAGAACAAATTTTAAATACAAAAATATATTTAGAATTATTTGTTAAAGTAGTTGATAAATGACGTGATAAACCATCAATGATTGCTCGCTTAGGATATAACAAAGAGAGTTACTAA